ACGAAAGAAGCACTCTATATCGAACGTGAAAAACTGATTACCCATCTTCAGATTTCGCACGAGGGACTAGGGATATTCACGAAAGACAAAAAGGAGATTCTGGTCAACAATCTCTTTACCCAATACAGCAATCTGATTTCCGACTCTAACCTGGAAACGACGGAAGAGGTCTTTGCAATCAGTGAGCTGAAAGAGATTATCCATTTTATAAACAAGAACCAGCAACAACGTTCGCTCAGTAAAGATGAGAAGCGGATGTCTATTACTATTAATAAGAACGGACGGACATTTATCGTAGAATGTATTATCTTCCAAGATGCCAGTTTCGAGATTTCTATCAACGATGTCACTCAGGAAGAAGAACAGGTGCGCCTGAAACGCCAACTGACGCAGAACATTGCCCACGAATTGAAAACACCTGTCAGCAGTATCCAAGGGTATCTGGAAACAATCGTCAACAATGATAATATTTCACGGGAGAAAATGAACACTTTCCTTGAACGTTGTTATGCACAAAGTAATCGTCTGAGCCGGCTGTTGCGTGACATATCTGTATTGACGCGCATGGACGAAGCCGCCAACATGATCGACATGGAACGGGTGGACATCAGTGTATTGGTAGGTAACATCATCAACGAAGTTGCTTTGGAATTGGAAGAAAAACATATCACTATCGTCGACTCATTAAAGAAGGGAATACAGATCAAGGGTAATTACTCCCTGCTCTACTCCATTTTCCGCAATTTAATGGATAATGCGATTGCTTACGCCGGAACGAATATTCAAATCAACATCAACTGTTTCCGTGAGGACGAGAACTTCTACTATTTCAGTTTCTCCGATACGGGCGTAGGCGTACCGGCCGAACACCTGAACCGTTTATTCGAGCGTTTCTACCGGGTAGATAAAGGTCGCTCACGCAAACTGGGCGGTACCGGTTTGGGGCTGGCTATCGTAAAAAATGCCGTGATTATTCATGGCGGCAATATCTCCGCCAAAAGCAGTCAAAGCGGTGGACTGGAATTCGTGTTTACACTGGGGAAAGAGAAATAATCTTTCTCCGGCAGATATAGATTATTACTCGTCTCATTCGAGTCTGCTTACACGTTCCGAAAAAATTACCGGAGAAAGACTTCAATTATTATTACCATAAAAATACAAATCTCGAGACTTAGAATAAGCGTTATATAAAAAAACGAACATTCCACTACATAAACGTTCTTATCGTTATTAATAAATTCAATGATCGTTTATTATAAACGTCCCCTCCGTTTATTATAAACTTTAAAATAAAAATTCATAGAAAAACATCCGAAATAATACAACAAAAAAGGCTGCGAACCTTATAAAATTCGCAGCCTTTAGCCAGTATTGATCGCCCTTCCCCTCATCAAAAAAGGAGGAGACAATCTATATTTGTTGTAAAATTACACCACTTTCTACTTTTATTCCATACTTTTTCATTCTTCTGTTATTGATTTCACGTTCTCTGTCTACAAATATACAACATAAAAAAGCATTTGTCAAGTCCCTCCGACGAAATTATAGTTAACTGATAACTTCAAATAATATCCTGCCGAACAAAAAAAGAAGAATGTTTTGAATAAAATAAAAAGGGAGTTATCTTTGCCTGCAACTTGAAAAATAATCAGATAAATGTAGAACAGCAAGTCATGAAAACAAACTTAAATATCCTTCCCATTCTCTGCTTCCTCCTCCTTTGGTCCTGCAAAAGCGGGAATGCTTCAAGCCAGACTAAAAACGAAGTGTCACAGGACACTATCAAGACTTTCACGCTGCCCGCTATCCCTCAAATAATGGTAGCACCGGAACAACGTGCCGAGTTCTTAGTAAAGCACTACTGGGATAATGTGAACTTCGCCGACACCAACTACATTCATCATCCGGAAATAACCGAACAGGCGTGGGTGGATTACTGCGACATTCTGAATCATGTCCCCCTCAAAACCGCACAGGAAGCTATACGCAAAACGATCGACCGCACAAACGTAGACAAGAAAGTATTCGCCTACATCACCGATTTAGCGGATAAATACTTATATGACCCCAACTCTCCGATGCGTAACGAGGAATTTTATATTCCCGTATTGGAAGCAATGGCAGCCTCTCCCGTATTGGAAGAGATAGAAAAAGTACGCCCCAAGGCACGGTTGGAATTAGCTCAAAAGAACCGCATAGGCACCAAAGCTATAAACTTCACCTATACCCTTGCTTCCGGCGCTCAAGGCTCCCTCTATCAGCTTAATGCCGATTATCTTCTGCTATTTATCAATAATCCCGGTTGCCACGCTTGTACGGAGACAATCGAAGGTTTAAAGCAAGCCCCTATCATCAGCCAACTCATAAAGGAGAAGAAGCTGATCGTCCTTTCTATCTACCCCGATGAAGAGTTGGATGACTGGCGCAAACATCTGAATGAATTTCCCAAAGAATGGATTAACGGATATGATAAGAAATTCACAATCAAAGAGAAACAACTGTATGACCTGAAAGCGATCCCTACTTTATACCTATTAAATAAAGAGAAAACCGTATTGTTGAAAGATGCTACCACACAAGCGATTGAAGAATACCTGATGATACATCAATAATCTTCTTCTTTCTTGCATAAAACAAATAAACTATCTATCTTTGTCGCGCATCGGTTTGCAACTCTCACATACGAGGGAAGCGATTAAAAGGGAATCAGGTGTAAATCCTGAACAGTCCCGCTGCTGTAAGTTCCACACATTACGTTGCGAGCAACCTACTTTTAGCCACTGGAAAGAAACTTCCGGGAAGGCGCCCGCAACAGGAACAAGTCAGAAGACCTGCCGTGCAACCAATTTCACTGCTTTCGAGGAAAAAGCGTTGAGTCTAATGAACCGGACAATTCGTCTATCATTTCATTCATCACTCTGATTCAGAGAAAGTATGTTTAAATTAATAAACTCTGCCAAAGTTTATTTAGCGTGTCCGGTCGAAGGGATTTCGCCCGGACACTTTTAAAATGTGAAAACAGCCAGAAAATCAAGGATGAGATATGTGACGTTTTATATGAGTATCTGTGCAGCATTCTGCTGCCAATTTCTATCCATACCGCTTTTTGCACAACAGCAGAAAGTGGATACAACGCATACCTATTTTATTCCGGAGGTTACCGTTTCTGATATTTACCAGACCCGTGAGGTCCGTTCTACTGCACCTCTACAACTATTTTCCAAAGAAGCCCTGAAGAATCTGCACGCCTTGCAAGTGTCCGATGCGGTGAAGCATTTTGCCGGTGTGACTGTAAAAGACTACGGAGGCATAGGAGGTCTGAAAACTGTCTCCATACGCAGTTTGGGAGCACAGCACACCGCCGTAGGCTATGACGGAATTGCCATAACGGACTGTCAGACGGGACAGATCGACATCGGCCGTTTCTCACTTGATAATGTAGATCAACTTTCGTTGAGCAACGGGCAGAGTGACAATATCTTCCAACCGGCACGTTTCTTCGCTTCTGCAGGAATATTGGACATACAGACGCTCACTCCCCGCTTTGAGAAAGGGAAACGAACTAATATAAGCGCTGCTTTCAAAACCGGTTCGTGGGGACTTGTCAATCCCTCTATCTTATTGGAACAACAACTCAGCCCCCAATGGACAGTTTCGGCGAACGGTGAATGGATGTCGTCAGACGGACAATATCCGTACACGCTACGTTATGGAAACGCAGCAGACGACCTGACTTCACGTGAAAAACGGAAGAACACGGATGTCGAAACGTTCCGTGCCGAAGCCGGGCTTTACGGCAACTTCTCCGACAAAGAGCAATGGCGGCTAAAAGCTTACTACTTCCAGTCTTCCAGGGGATTGCCGAAAGCGACCACGCTATATAACGACTTTTCCGCACAGCACCTCTGGGACAAAAATACATTTATACAAAGCCAATATAAAAAGGAATTCAGCCGGCAATGGGTATTCCGGACTTCTGCCAAATGGAACTGGAGTTACCAGCATTATCTGGACCCTGCTATCAAAAACAATGAAGGCAAAACAGAGAACAGCTATTACCAGCAGGAATACTATCTTTCCGCCTCCGTGTTATACAGGCTGCTGAACAATCTTTCGTTTTCATTATCTACCGACGGCAGTATCAACACGATGAATGCCAACATGGCAGACTTTGCACATCCCACACGCTATTCGTGGTTGACAGCCATTGCCGGAAAATACGTCAACGAATGGTTCACTCTATCTGTTTCCGCCTTGGCAACCGTTATCAACGAGCAGGCCGACAAGGGAGGAAGCGCAGGCAATCACCGCAAATTAACTCCTTACGTCAGCGCCACATTCAAGCCTTTCCGGAATGAAGAATTTCGTGTCCGTTTCTTCTACAAAGATATTTTCCGTTTGCCTAGTTTCAATGATTTATATTATCAGGAAGTGGGTAACAGCAAATTGAAACCCGAAAATGCCCGTCAATACAATATCGGTTTGACGTATAGCAGAAATGTATGTACATTCCTGCCCTACCTGTCGGCAACCGTTGACGCATATTATAACAAAGTGACGGACAAAATCATTGCTTACCCGACCAAGAACCTTGCTGTGTGGAGCATGAGGAATTTGGGCAGTGTAGAGATCAAAGGTATTGACGCCACAGGAAGCCTATCGCTCCAACCCCGGGAAAGTATCCGTATCAATTTTTCCGGGAACTATACTTATCAACGGGCATTAGATGTCACAACTCCGGACGCCAGCTCGAACAAATCGACTTATAAACATCAGATAGCCTACACCCCCCGCGTCTCCGCTTCGGGACAAGCGGGCATCGAAACACCCTGGATAGATTTATCTTATTCGTTCCTCTTTTCGGGAAAACGTTATGCGTTGGGACAGAACATTCCCGAAAACCGGTTGGCCAGTTACAGCGATCACAGTATTTCAGCCGGCCGAGACTTCCGGATAAGAAAAGTTACAACGTCTCTTAGCGTAGAGGTTTTGAATCTGCTGGATAAAAATTACGAGATTGTTCAGTTCTTCCCCATGCCCGGCCGTTCAGTCAGGGCAACATTGAAGATAAGATATTAATATTATAAAAGGATATTATGGACGTGAAAAGGAAATTGACATATATATTCCGGCTCTGTCTGCCGCTGCTATTATTACTCAACGCTTGCGATGATATGGAGGACAAGCCCTTCACCTCATCGGACATCACAGGTGACCCGACAGAGACGGATACAGCCGAACTCTATGCGTTGTGCGAAGGATTGTTCAATCAGAATAACAGTTCGCTGATGCGTTTTTCTTTCAATAACCAGCGAATGGTACGCAATTATTTCAAGACGATCAATCACCGGGGACTGGGAGATACGGCTAATGATCTGGCAATTTACGGTAGCAAGATATATATTGTAGCCAACGTTTCCAGTACGATAGAAATAGTGGATTTCCAAACGGGAAACTCGCTGAAACAGATTCAAATGCTGACAGAGAACGGAAATCCCCGGGAACCGCGATACATTGCTTTTCATAAAGAAAAAGCCTATGTCTGTTCTTATGACGGTACGGTAGCACGTATTGACACGGCTTCGCTTACCATAGACGCTATGACAACAGTGGGACGTAATCCTGACGGAATTTGTGTACAGGATGACAAGTTATATGTTTCCAACTCCGGCGGATTGGACCATGCGTCGGGATTGGGGGTAGACAATACAGTGTCCGTGGTTGACATCGCTACATTCAAGGAAACCGATAAAATTATCGTAGGTCCGAATCCGGGAAAGATCATTGCCGATACGAAAGAAAAAGTCGTTTATGTAGCCACCCGTGGCGAAGATGTAGAAGCCGGAGATTATAATTTCGCAAAAATAGATTGCCGGACAAAGGTAGTCACCCACTATAATGAGAGAGTACAAAACTTTGCTATTGACGGAGAGATTGCTTATCTATATAACTATAATTACAGTACACAAACCGCTTCTATCAAGACATTCAATCTAAAAACAGGAGAAACTGTCCGTGAAAATTTCATTACGGACGGAACCAATATCAGCACTCCTTATGGAATCAATGTCAATCCCTACAGTGGGAATATATATATCACAGACGCTTATGACTACACCGTATATGGAGATTTGCTTTGTTTCAACCAACAAGGACAACTCTTGTTCCGCCTAAATAATATCGGACTGAATCCAAATACAATCGTATTCAGCGACAAGGCTTCCCGAAGCGATATTGATGATACCGGAGAAACAGAAAATTCATTGGCTTTTGCCAATAAGGTATGGGAGTACAGGCCGGCTCCGGGACAATTTATCAATACTACTACATCTGCCTATAAAAATGGATTTACCTATGATGATATACTGAAAGAAGCAACCCGCAAAATACGGCAAAAATCAATCATCACTTTAGGAGGATTCGGCGGTTACATTGTTCTGGGTTTCCCGCAATCAATCCCGAACGTAGAAGGAGAGTATGATTTCAAGATAAAAGGAAATGCTTATTACAATCTGAAAACAGAAACAGGAAAATTAGGGGGAAGCGCCGAACCGGGTATCGTATTTGTATCTAAAGATGTAAATGGCAATGGAGAACCCGATGATGAGTGGTATGAGCTGGCCGGAAGCGAATACGGGAAAGATACGGAGACACGTGGATATGAGATCACTTATTATCGACCGGAACCGGCAAACCAGAATGTCTCTTGGAAAGACAATCAAGGAAACGAAGGTGAAATCCTCCGGAACAGCTTTCATAACCAAGAGTCCTATTATCCTGTATGGATACAGGAAAATGAAATAACATTCCGGGGAACACGCTTAAAGGACAATGCTGTTCCGGAAAATGGATTATGGGTAGGATATTGCTATCCGTGGGGATATGCCGACAATCATCGCAATGATAAAGAAGGCAGTAATTTTAAAATAGACTGGGCAATAGACAGCAATGGAGAATCCATCGTTTTGGATTGTATAGACTTTGTGAAAATCATGACTGCCGTCAATCAAGACTCAGGGCAAATGGGAGAAATATCGACAGAAGTAACAACTGTCGAAAACCTGCATTTCAAGAATTAATCAATAAAACAATTAATAACTAAAAATTAAAAAAGGACATGAAGAAATTATCTTTATTACTACTGTTGTCAGTATTTGTATTTTGCAGTTGCGGGGATGATGACGATGATGTAAAAAACGAAGTGGTCGTTAGTTTTGAGAATCTATTGACCGAGGAAAACAGTCAATTTATCGCAGACGGTACCCCCAACAATCAGGCATTCCAAGAAACTGATTTCAAAGATCCTAAAAACTTAATTAATTTCAACCACTATTATGCCGACTGGGGTTCCGGTTATAGTTTTGCCGGATTTTCTTATATGAATATAACAGATAATCAAACAGCCAATAGTCCTGCACCAATAACAGGTAAAGCTAAAATTGGTAGTGTGTATATTGGTGTAGACAGTACCGACGGAGAATATGGAACTCCAGCAATTCTGACCATATTAGATACTAACTATAAATTAAAAGGAACCTGGATAGCAAACAGTACATGGGCATACATGGGTATGATACAAGGAGACGGTTATGCAAGGGCTTTCAAGGCGGGAGATTGGTATAAAGTTACAGCAACAGGATACGATGAAGCTGGTAATGAAACAGGAAAAGCAGAAATCTTATTAGCAAATTATAAGACCGATAATGACCTTCCTGTTAAAGAATGGATATGGTTTGACCTAACCCCGCTCCAAAATGCTGTAAAAGTTAAATTTATACCCGACTCTAGTGATAAAAATGAATATGGTATGAACACTGCCTCCTATTTCTGTCTTGACGGCATCACGTTAATTGAGAAATAAAACAATCATTCTGTCCGTCTGGCGCACTAAGTTACAGACTTAACAAGAAAGATAAGTGACCAAAGATAAACGGTGAACAATTTGTGGAGACTCCACTCATTGCTCACCGTTATTTTTTATAGAATACATAGTCCGCGTCAACACGAAGTCCACGTCAACACAAAGTCCTCACAGATACGATACCCCACAGAAAAGAGTGACTGCCCTTCCGTCGCATATTCTCTAACCTGAAAAGTGCCTTCCTTTTGAGGAATAAAATGCGATAAACAAAGTTTCCGCAAATCAGCGTCGGCATTCTTCATGCATTTGAAAATCGTTTCCTTTGCCGACCAGTGCAACAGTACCCCCCACGTAGTATCTCCCTGATAAGCCTCTACCTGCTCATCCGGACGAATAAAACGATCGAAAACTTTATGTACCCGTTTGCCATATTGTTCAATATCAATGCCAACAGGAGTTTTGGGATTAAGAATCACCGCCACATACCCTTTCGTATGCGAAATACTGATAAAAAAGGAATCATCAGTCAGAAACGGTTTGCCTTCCGAAGAATAACCTATTTGCTTATCTTCTTTCAACATAAAGTACAATAAGACACGGACAGACAACCACTCTATCTTTCTCCGTTCGGAAGCAAATTGCAAAAGTTCCTGTTCACAACAGACCCTGCGCGCATCAGGTAAAAGAGCCAACAATGCCTCCAGTGATTCCTCCACCTTCCAGACAGCCCATTGTGTATCATTCGTTTTATCTTGCAGAAATAATCCCATTTTACTCTTTGTCTTCCGCCCCTTCCGTTTCTTCTTTCGGCAGGATCGTAAACTTCACCTTTAAAATACGGCGGCTGTCCATTTCCAGCACTTCAAACTCATAATTATGATAAGTCACCTTCTCATGCAATGCGGGAAATTCACCTTTAATCTCAAGCAACATCCCTGCCAGTGTATCGGCATCCCCTACCACTCTCTCAAACTCATCTTCGTCCACTTTCGCAATCTTGTAAAAGTCCGTAAGCTGAGTCTTAGCTTCAAATATCCAGGTATGGTCATTCAACACGACATACGTGCGTTCCTCATCATCATATTCATCATGTATCTCACCAACAATTTCTTCAATGATATCCTCCATTGTCACCAGTCCGGAAGTACCTCCGAACTCATCCACAACGATAGCAATATGAATCTTGTTCGCCTGAAAATCACGAAGCAAATCATCAATCATCTTTGTCTCCGGCACAAAATAAGCAGGCCGGATCAATGATTGCCAACGGAAGTTATCTCCTTTGTTCACATGCGGCAGAAGGTCTTTGATATACAACACCCCTTTTATATTATCCCGCGAACCGGAATAAATAGGAATACGCGAATAAGCATTTTCAATGATACACTGCATCACCTCCTTGAAAGGGGTACGGATATCCAGATCGACCATATCCAGGCGCGACGTCATTACCTCCTTTACCGTTTCGCCACCAAAACGGATAATCCCTTCCAGAATATTATTCTCCTCGGAGATTTCCGCCTTATCCGTCAACTCCAGTGCATGCGACAGTTCATCTACGGAAATATTATGATTCTTCTTGGCGAAGTGCTTGTTCAGGAAAGTAGTAGAGCGCACCAAGACAGAAGCAATCGGATAGAATACCTTTTCCAAGGCATAAATCCCCGGTGCGGAGAAACGGCAGAAAGCCAACGTCTTCTGCGCCGAATAAATCTTCGGCATGATTTCACCGAACAACAGCAGTAAGAAAGTAAGAATAACAGTCAATATCAGGAACTCTGCCAACGGAGAATGGAATACAAACACATTCATAAAGAAGAAATTGCAGAGCATGATAATGGTTACGTTCACAAAATTATTAGTAATCAATATCGTTGCCAACAAACGTTCGGAATCATCCAGAAGAAAGCTTATCTTTTCGTCAGCAGGATGTTTGCGTTCGTCAATATCATTCTTGTCCGAGGGAGAAAGCGAGAAAAAAGCTATTTCTGAAGCCGAAGCAAAGCCGGAAGCAAGCAGGAGCACACCAGCCAGCACTATGGCAATAATAGCAGAGATAGAAGGAGTGTTTACGGTAATACCGTTGAAAATATCAGCCAATTGGCTTAAATAACCATCTGAGTCCAAAGAGTATATATTTTAGTTAAACAAAAGACAATGTGCCAATCAGCTTTTATAAACCAGTTGGCACACTGTCACAGTATTTAGAACGGCAAATCATCTGCCGGGTTATCTTGTACAGGTTGCGCCTGCGACTGCTGCGGCTGTTGGTTTTGTTGCATTTGCTGCGGCTGTTGTGACGGTGTTGCAGCCCCCTGTTGTGCAGAAGTGCCCGCACCTTGGCCGGCCCCTTTCGGGGTCAACATTTCCATATTGTCCACATAAATCTCGGTGATATAGCGCATAGCTCCCGACTGGTCGCTGTAAGAGCGAGTTCTGATCTTTCCCTCCAGATACAGTTTGTCACCTTTGTGTACATACTTATCCACGATTTCAGCCAGACGGTTGGATGCTACAATATTATGCCATTCAGTTCTTTCGGGAATCTGCGTACCATTTTGCAATGTATATCCGCGATCGGTCGTAGCCAACGGAAAAGTTGCCACTGCCGACCCCGTATCAAAGTATTTCACCCGTGGATCTTGTCCCACGTTACCTATCAATATCACTCTGTTTACTGACATATATGTATCAAGTTTATCATTCTTTAATTCAAATCTGCTGCCAAAATTAAACAGAATAACAATAGAATGCAAGGATTGTTGTAACTTTTATTTCGAATCGACATACTTCTCAATAAAAGCGTGCACCAATCTGGGGACGGCATATTGCCCCAGTTCCTCCGCCTTTATTTTCCGATAGTTACCGAAAGAAGCCGACTCTGCGGGCAGAGTCACCTCATAGAAATTAGCATAAATCACCCGATGAGACAGCACGTGCTTCACCTCTCTGCAAACCGAACGCACCACGACCGGTTTCTCCCCCTCTGCCACTAACTCCCTAAATTCGGGTAAAGCCAGAAACTCCTCCTCCGACAAAGCAACCGAAGTCTCTATCAACGGCAATTCAAACAAATTCTTCCAAATATCATCCGCCGTCCGTTTATTTATAAAGGTATACGCGCCCGCACGTACATAAATATAATTAAAGTAACGATTCGTTATCTTCGTCTTGTGCTGCTTCACCGGCAGTTGTGCCACCCTTCCCGCAGAAAGTGCCGAACAACTCTCCGCCAACGGGCAAAACAGACAGTCAGGCGATTGTGGCGTACACTGTATCGCACCGAAATCCATAATCCCCTGATTGTAAAGAGCCGGCTGCTTCCTGTCCAGCATTTCATCCGCCAAGGCAGCAAACAACTTCTTCCCTTCCGTCGAATCAATCGGCGTATCAACACCGAAATAACGGGAAAGCACCCGATACACATTGCCGTCCACCACCGCATAAGGCATTCCATAGGCAAAGGAACAGATAGCCGCTGCCGTATACTCTCCCACCCCTTTCAGAGCAAGTACTTCCGGATATGTCTTAGGGAAAACACCGTTCATGCTTTTCGCCGCCGCATGAAGATTACGGGCACGCGAATAATATCCCAACCCCTGCCAGAACTTCATCACCTCATCCTCGTCCGCATCCGCCAGGCTCTGCACATCAGGAAAACGCTTGATAAACCGTAGAAAATAATCGTAGCCTTGCGCCACGCGTGTCTGCTGAAGAATAATTTCGGAAATCCATATCAGATAAGGATCCGAAGATTCCCGCCAGGGCAATTCTCGTTTATTCTCCTTATACCAGTCTATAATTGCTTTACTAAAAATATTCATTCCCATATCGGTTGTTCGTCTTACATTTATCTTGCAAATACTATCCAAAAGCAGTACAAAAGTAACTCTTTTGACTCTAAGAAAACTTAATGCCTCCACTTTTTTAGAAAAATGTGCAGAATATATTTTTTTAGCAGA
The nucleotide sequence above comes from Bacteroides caccae. Encoded proteins:
- the mutY gene encoding A/G-specific adenine glycosylase; the encoded protein is MNIFSKAIIDWYKENKRELPWRESSDPYLIWISEIILQQTRVAQGYDYFLRFIKRFPDVQSLADADEDEVMKFWQGLGYYSRARNLHAAAKSMNGVFPKTYPEVLALKGVGEYTAAAICSFAYGMPYAVVDGNVYRVLSRYFGVDTPIDSTEGKKLFAALADEMLDRKQPALYNQGIMDFGAIQCTPQSPDCLFCPLAESCSALSAGRVAQLPVKQHKTKITNRYFNYIYVRAGAYTFINKRTADDIWKNLFELPLIETSVALSEEEFLALPEFRELVAEGEKPVVVRSVCREVKHVLSHRVIYANFYEVTLPAESASFGNYRKIKAEELGQYAVPRLVHAFIEKYVDSK